The following coding sequences are from one Ruminococcus flavefaciens AE3010 window:
- a CDS encoding RNA polymerase sigma factor, giving the protein MGNDEERYRRFLDGDDNGLIEIIDEYHEGMSLYLNSIVNNISLAEDIMQDTFVKLALKKPAYKGKCSFKTWLFTIARNCAIDHLRKEKKISRLSLDEDLQIPIVTDTEKEFLKEEQKLELYRAMKRLNPDYYQVLYLMYFEDLDTSDIARIMHKAKRQVSDLVFRARKSLKTELERKGFIYEKY; this is encoded by the coding sequence ATGGGAAACGATGAAGAGCGCTATCGCCGTTTCCTTGATGGTGATGATAATGGATTGATAGAAATAATTGATGAATACCATGAGGGTATGTCACTTTACCTGAACAGTATAGTGAACAATATCAGCCTTGCGGAAGATATAATGCAGGATACCTTTGTCAAGCTTGCGCTGAAAAAGCCTGCCTATAAGGGGAAATGCTCGTTCAAGACATGGCTGTTCACTATTGCGCGGAACTGTGCCATCGACCATCTGAGGAAAGAGAAGAAAATATCAAGACTGTCTCTTGATGAAGATCTGCAAATACCCATTGTAACTGATACAGAAAAGGAATTTCTCAAGGAGGAGCAGAAGCTTGAGCTATACAGAGCAATGAAGCGTCTGAATCCTGATTATTATCAAGTGCTCTATCTGATGTACTTTGAGGACCTTGATACATCGGATATTGCCAGAATAATGCACAAAGCAAAACGACAGGTCAGCGATCTTGTATTCAGAGCGAGAAAGTCGTTAAAAACCGAACTGGAAAGGAAGGGCTTTATTTATGAGAAATACTAA
- a CDS encoding dockerin type I domain-containing protein: MRNTKEIADYVFSIRDEHLRQKKLKQMRMKKACTAVSVMAAAVIITAGALHFSSLGTKPVQPSGSMVDGSESDKPPVEPAVTSVTSLVSEKKTTTTAAVSAKNDVTAVLSGTKATLSAVSSIKTTTAINAKTTVTAASSQNGSSAAATNTNVPVTTDINEVDCEEVIRMKVDYVKKYLAALSAAAIASSGNPISANADSLFTPKPLDPKVDSILYMEDNGDLFDFDGNGKFNTMDAYALYTYVNEASELPEGYAARCEANGDVNRDGKVDFADSNLFKEYCLLKFSGLNYAYCATYTDYLLPADTDMRERAVRSIAPDAPDDIREKLLNEFVNETYTYGSEKNINEFIDYCFCNVGIDAWSREKYNDAHFKRFTDAVKKDSYSFDVNEDGVTDLKDLYDIYIYDVASADEKGDIQKNYYFGQYNTVTEQIGDYSVSHDDYDNPLRSRLPLSEEYKANLWEKCEPMYDYVYSFIKSNDENYPICSAYVFDFIARYIINNTEITTINKTSLYYVQYLGEVELCGLSVSESFASYLSSFLDEYSEKPFGYDPNSGALNPDYERIYDYKHLSNEDYVAALQKTKADYESGVITKDLFDINLDGKVDPLDSYTYELYSADIHRGLTAETGLLSAEMRKKIEEDFDADRDGKSGTLGDYMFLSYIAGNSSDIPQYMLDIYYLELVEQKGLVDLSDIRPYIEKLCKDKEAGDVDLDGKVTAVDASGVLSYYAETSVNAEVSNVTVAMMSYMADLNEDGYVNSVDASAVLSAYAENSVQK, from the coding sequence ATGAGAAATACTAAAGAGATCGCTGATTATGTATTCAGCATAAGAGATGAGCATCTCAGGCAGAAGAAGCTGAAGCAGATGCGAATGAAAAAAGCCTGTACAGCTGTTTCGGTCATGGCTGCGGCAGTGATAATAACAGCGGGTGCGCTGCATTTCTCCTCTTTGGGAACTAAACCTGTACAGCCATCGGGAAGTATGGTGGACGGCTCCGAATCTGACAAGCCGCCGGTTGAGCCTGCGGTCACAAGCGTTACTTCTTTGGTATCTGAGAAAAAAACGACTACGACAGCAGCTGTATCAGCAAAGAACGATGTAACGGCAGTTCTTTCGGGAACTAAAGCAACACTCTCGGCAGTATCATCGATTAAGACAACTACAGCTATAAATGCTAAAACTACCGTGACCGCAGCTTCTTCACAGAATGGTTCATCAGCTGCTGCCACAAACACGAATGTACCTGTTACGACTGATATTAATGAAGTTGATTGCGAGGAGGTAATCAGAATGAAAGTAGATTATGTTAAAAAGTATCTTGCTGCACTCTCGGCAGCTGCTATTGCTTCAAGCGGAAACCCGATATCTGCGAACGCAGATAGCCTGTTTACACCAAAGCCCCTTGATCCCAAGGTGGACAGTATCCTTTACATGGAGGATAACGGCGACCTTTTTGACTTTGACGGAAACGGGAAATTCAACACCATGGACGCATATGCGCTCTACACATACGTAAATGAAGCTTCCGAGCTGCCCGAGGGCTATGCTGCAAGATGTGAAGCCAACGGCGATGTCAACAGAGACGGAAAGGTGGATTTTGCAGACAGCAATTTATTCAAAGAGTATTGCCTGCTTAAATTCTCAGGCCTTAACTACGCTTACTGCGCGACCTACACTGATTATCTGCTCCCTGCGGATACTGATATGCGTGAACGTGCAGTAAGAAGCATAGCACCCGATGCTCCCGATGATATAAGAGAGAAGCTGCTCAATGAGTTCGTTAACGAGACCTACACATACGGCTCGGAAAAGAACATAAATGAATTTATAGACTACTGCTTCTGCAACGTTGGTATAGATGCATGGTCGCGTGAAAAGTACAATGACGCACATTTCAAGAGATTTACCGATGCGGTAAAGAAGGACAGCTACAGCTTCGACGTCAATGAGGACGGAGTTACCGACCTGAAGGATCTCTATGATATTTACATCTATGACGTTGCTTCCGCAGATGAGAAAGGTGATATACAGAAGAACTACTATTTCGGGCAGTACAATACAGTAACCGAACAGATCGGAGATTATTCAGTCAGCCACGATGACTACGATAATCCTCTGCGTTCACGCCTGCCGCTTTCCGAAGAGTATAAGGCAAACCTCTGGGAAAAGTGCGAGCCCATGTATGATTATGTTTATTCATTCATCAAGAGCAACGACGAAAATTACCCCATTTGCAGCGCCTACGTTTTTGATTTTATAGCAAGATACATCATAAATAATACAGAGATAACCACCATTAACAAAACGAGTCTGTATTATGTGCAGTATCTTGGTGAGGTGGAGCTGTGCGGTCTTTCTGTAAGCGAGAGCTTTGCAAGCTACCTGTCATCGTTTTTGGATGAGTATTCCGAAAAGCCGTTTGGTTATGATCCTAACAGCGGAGCTCTCAACCCTGACTATGAAAGGATATATGATTACAAGCACCTGTCCAATGAAGATTACGTAGCGGCACTACAGAAAACAAAGGCTGACTATGAAAGCGGAGTTATCACAAAAGACCTGTTCGATATCAATCTGGACGGTAAGGTGGATCCCCTCGACAGCTATACCTATGAACTGTACAGTGCTGACATTCATCGGGGGCTGACTGCTGAAACAGGTCTTTTATCTGCTGAGATGCGGAAAAAGATCGAAGAGGACTTCGACGCCGATCGGGACGGAAAATCAGGAACACTGGGCGACTATATGTTCCTTTCGTATATTGCGGGCAACAGCAGCGATATCCCACAGTATATGCTTGATATATACTACCTTGAGCTCGTAGAGCAAAAGGGACTGGTAGACCTCAGCGATATCAGACCTTATATCGAGAAGCTCTGCAAGGACAAGGAGGCAGGAGACGTTGATCTTGACGGTAAGGTAACAGCTGTTGACGCAAGCGGAGTTCTCAGTTACTATGCAGAGACATCGGTCAATGCAGAGGTAAGCAATGTAACAGTAGCTATGATGAGCTACATGGCAGACCTCAACGAGGACGGCTATGTAAACAGCGTGGACGCCTCGGCTGTACTTTCTGCCTATGCGGAAAACTCTGTTCAGAAATAA
- a CDS encoding RNA polymerase sigma factor: MTSRELTEMMQRSSVDCHKALVREYGRYVYAIVYNKLRGCGTNEDIEECVSDVFAALFMKCEYDMSSENDIKYLIGTIAKRKAIDSFRSLTARGSHISETDEDDMRELASDFSVDEHVDLSELRRVLLDKIDELGEPDSTILIQKFYYNRNSSEIAESVSMTATAVRQRCSRAMDKLRSKLTEVGIGR; this comes from the coding sequence ATGACAAGCAGGGAACTGACAGAGATGATGCAGAGATCATCTGTTGACTGTCATAAAGCTCTCGTCAGGGAATATGGCAGATATGTTTATGCTATCGTTTACAATAAGCTCAGAGGCTGCGGCACCAATGAAGATATAGAGGAATGTGTCAGCGACGTTTTTGCAGCACTTTTTATGAAGTGTGAATACGACATGTCATCTGAGAATGATATTAAATACCTTATCGGAACTATCGCCAAAAGAAAAGCAATTGACAGCTTCCGCAGTCTTACCGCAAGAGGAAGCCATATATCCGAAACTGATGAGGACGATATGAGAGAGCTTGCCTCGGACTTCAGTGTTGATGAACACGTTGACCTATCTGAACTCCGCCGCGTGCTCCTCGATAAGATAGATGAACTGGGAGAGCCTGATTCGACTATACTTATACAGAAATTCTACTATAACCGAAATTCCAGTGAAATAGCCGAAAGTGTTTCCATGACTGCAACTGCGGTCAGACAGAGATGCTCGCGTGCTATGGACAAGCTTCGCAGTAAGCTTACGGAAGTCGGGATTGGAAGATAA
- the cbiD gene encoding cobalt-precorrin-5B (C(1))-methyltransferase CbiD, translating to MEERYIYCGTKKMRCGYTTGTCAAAASKAAAQALLTGSKVKNVDILIPKGGQLSLSVHRCERSGESVICSVIKDSGDDPDVTNGIEVCAEVSLIGSGVEIVGGKGVGTVTKAGLDQPVGEAAINSVPRKMIAQAVEEAAELNEYRGGFRVVISVPQGEELAQKTFNPRIGIVGGISIIGTTGIVEPMSNSAIIETIRTEANIRRSEGRKALILTVGNYSERFIAENLPQLSEQCVMCSNFIGDAIDIGITLGFRDILIYGHIGKMVKLGSGIMNTHSSNADGRMETLIACGALAGVDSSILCRLSECATADAALDILYENSCADAVLKVLTERIHGYLQARAKSEAKIGAMVFSYQHNMLLKTEYADEILDLAVK from the coding sequence ATGGAAGAAAGGTACATATACTGCGGCACAAAGAAAATGCGGTGCGGTTATACGACGGGGACCTGCGCGGCGGCAGCTTCTAAGGCTGCGGCACAGGCTCTGCTTACTGGGAGCAAGGTAAAAAATGTTGATATACTTATCCCCAAGGGCGGACAGCTCAGTCTGAGTGTCCACAGGTGTGAGCGAAGCGGCGAAAGCGTTATATGCTCGGTCATAAAGGACAGCGGCGATGATCCCGATGTGACAAACGGCATCGAGGTCTGTGCGGAGGTCTCACTGATCGGCAGCGGCGTAGAGATAGTCGGCGGCAAGGGCGTTGGCACCGTTACAAAGGCAGGTCTCGACCAGCCAGTCGGTGAAGCCGCTATAAACTCCGTACCACGCAAGATGATAGCTCAGGCTGTGGAAGAAGCGGCTGAATTGAACGAATACCGCGGCGGCTTCCGAGTAGTGATATCAGTCCCCCAAGGCGAGGAGCTGGCGCAAAAGACCTTTAATCCACGTATAGGCATTGTGGGAGGTATCTCCATAATCGGAACCACGGGAATAGTCGAGCCTATGAGCAATTCCGCCATAATCGAAACTATCCGCACTGAGGCTAATATCCGCCGCAGCGAGGGCAGAAAGGCTCTTATCCTTACGGTGGGCAACTACAGTGAAAGATTCATAGCCGAGAATCTGCCCCAGCTCAGTGAGCAGTGCGTCATGTGCAGCAACTTCATCGGCGACGCCATTGATATAGGCATTACTCTCGGTTTCAGAGATATACTCATATACGGTCATATCGGCAAAATGGTGAAGCTGGGCTCGGGAATCATGAACACCCATTCTTCAAATGCCGACGGCAGAATGGAGACCCTTATCGCCTGCGGAGCTCTTGCAGGGGTGGACAGCAGTATTCTTTGCAGGCTCAGCGAATGTGCAACTGCTGACGCAGCCCTTGATATACTTTATGAAAACAGCTGCGCAGATGCAGTGCTGAAAGTCCTAACGGAGCGCATACACGGCTATTTACAGGCAAGAGCAAAGAGTGAAGCCAAAATAGGTGCGATGGTCTTTTCCTATCAGCACAATATGCTCCTGAAAACGGAATACGCAGATGAGATACTTGATTTGGCGGTGAAATGA
- the cobM gene encoding precorrin-4 C(11)-methyltransferase, which yields MVHFVGAGSGAADLITLRGKKLLEEADVVIYAGSLVNPELLDYTQRGCEIHNSAVMALNEVINVMEKAEADGKTTVRLHTGDPCVYGAIREQMDRLDKLGIVYDVCPGVSSFCGAAAALKAEYTLPDVSQTVILTRMAGRTPVPDAESIESLAAHHATMVIFLSTGMLEELSERLLKGGYSAETPAAIVYKATWADEKVCRCTVGTLAEAAKANGITKTALITVGDFLGDVRSLSKLYSADFETGFRKASQ from the coding sequence ATGGTACACTTTGTTGGAGCAGGCAGCGGTGCTGCCGACCTTATAACTCTACGTGGAAAAAAGCTCCTCGAAGAAGCTGATGTGGTCATATATGCAGGCTCACTGGTGAACCCCGAGCTGCTGGACTATACTCAAAGGGGCTGTGAGATACACAACAGCGCTGTCATGGCCCTCAACGAGGTCATAAATGTTATGGAGAAAGCCGAAGCAGACGGCAAAACTACGGTGCGGCTCCACACAGGTGACCCATGTGTATACGGCGCTATTCGTGAGCAGATGGACAGACTGGACAAGCTTGGCATAGTCTATGACGTCTGCCCCGGAGTAAGCTCCTTCTGCGGAGCTGCGGCGGCACTGAAAGCCGAGTACACCCTGCCTGACGTGTCTCAGACCGTGATACTCACTCGCATGGCAGGGCGCACTCCCGTCCCCGATGCAGAAAGCATAGAGAGCCTTGCGGCTCACCATGCGACCATGGTCATATTCCTCAGCACAGGCATGCTGGAGGAGCTCTCTGAAAGGCTCTTAAAAGGCGGATATTCCGCCGAAACTCCTGCTGCCATAGTGTACAAGGCAACATGGGCAGACGAAAAGGTCTGCCGCTGTACCGTAGGTACTCTTGCAGAAGCAGCAAAGGCAAACGGCATAACCAAGACCGCTCTCATAACCGTGGGAGACTTCCTCGGTGATGTGCGCTCACTGTCAAAACTGTACTCCGCTGATTTTGAAACGGGATTCAGAAAGGCAAGCCAATGA
- a CDS encoding cobalt-precorrin 5A hydrolase — protein MRAALISLTEKGKELSLRIAQTADFISTERFCLRSHSDFGSRCFEDTAGLISHIFHRYDAFVFVCACGIAVRSIAPHIQSKTSDPAVIVIDEGGSFVIPVLSGHLGGANALALRLGSLLGAQAVITTATDIGGHFSPDSFAAANGLIITDMDAAKEIAAAVLDGEKTGIVSEYGYVGLHRDISEDKDCRTGLYIGSKDIKPFPVTLRLLPKNIVLGIGCKRGIECETIEKAVVSALKKAHIPIECVIAAATADIKANEQGLLSFCKKYGLKLHTYTAQELMEVKGSFTVSDFVRAVTGADNICERSAVKCSGGELILRKIAADGVTVAAAEKPLILDFERKIL, from the coding sequence ATGAGAGCAGCTTTAATCTCCCTTACGGAAAAGGGAAAGGAGCTGTCACTGCGCATAGCCCAGACTGCCGATTTTATCAGTACGGAGCGCTTTTGTCTCCGCAGTCATTCGGACTTCGGCTCTCGGTGCTTTGAGGATACGGCAGGACTAATCTCGCATATTTTCCACAGGTACGACGCATTTGTTTTTGTATGCGCCTGCGGTATCGCAGTGCGTTCCATTGCGCCCCATATACAGTCAAAGACCAGTGACCCTGCTGTGATAGTCATAGACGAGGGCGGCAGCTTCGTTATCCCCGTACTCTCAGGTCATCTCGGCGGTGCAAACGCGCTTGCACTGCGGCTCGGGTCTCTTCTCGGCGCACAGGCTGTCATTACAACGGCAACGGATATCGGCGGACACTTCTCACCTGACAGCTTCGCCGCGGCAAACGGACTTATCATAACAGATATGGACGCAGCCAAGGAAATAGCAGCGGCTGTTCTTGACGGTGAAAAAACGGGTATCGTCAGTGAGTACGGATATGTGGGGCTGCACAGGGATATCTCTGAGGATAAGGACTGCCGCACAGGTCTGTACATTGGCAGCAAGGATATAAAGCCGTTTCCCGTAACACTAAGGCTCCTGCCGAAGAATATCGTTCTCGGTATCGGCTGTAAACGCGGTATTGAGTGCGAGACTATAGAAAAGGCAGTCGTTTCTGCGTTGAAAAAGGCTCATATCCCTATAGAGTGTGTCATTGCCGCCGCAACTGCCGATATAAAAGCCAATGAGCAGGGGCTTCTCAGCTTCTGCAAAAAATACGGCTTAAAGCTCCACACTTACACTGCGCAGGAGCTTATGGAGGTAAAGGGCAGCTTTACCGTTTCGGATTTTGTGAGAGCTGTCACTGGTGCTGATAACATCTGCGAGAGAAGCGCCGTGAAATGCAGCGGCGGTGAGTTGATACTGCGAAAAATTGCCGCAGACGGCGTGACTGTGGCTGCTGCGGAAAAGCCGCTGATACTTGATTTTGAAAGGAAGATACTGTAA
- the cobJ gene encoding precorrin-3B C(17)-methyltransferase, producing the protein MLYVVGTGAGSREGLTIAAHEAIERSELIVGYTKYVELLKEHFPEKIYASTGMKQESERVETALREAADKTVSLICSGDPQLYGMAGLAYELSESYPDVEIEVVAGVTAAFSGGAVLGSPLTHDFAVISLSDLLTPMEKIQKRLECAAECDLTIVLYNPSSKNRSDYLQKACDIVLKHRSGDTVCGYVRNIGREGQESRVLTLSELRGTAVDMFTTVYIGNSETKVINGKMVTPRGYRNV; encoded by the coding sequence ATGCTTTACGTTGTGGGAACAGGAGCAGGCAGCCGTGAGGGTCTGACCATTGCGGCTCATGAGGCTATAGAACGAAGTGAGCTGATAGTCGGATATACAAAGTATGTGGAGCTTCTCAAAGAGCACTTCCCCGAAAAAATTTACGCCTCAACAGGCATGAAGCAGGAGAGTGAGCGCGTGGAGACCGCTCTCCGTGAAGCCGCAGACAAGACTGTTTCTCTCATATGCAGCGGCGACCCTCAGCTCTACGGTATGGCAGGTCTTGCATATGAGCTCAGCGAGAGCTATCCCGACGTTGAGATAGAAGTCGTTGCAGGCGTAACTGCGGCATTCAGCGGCGGAGCTGTTCTCGGCTCGCCACTGACACACGATTTTGCGGTCATAAGCCTTTCCGACCTGCTCACTCCCATGGAAAAGATACAGAAGCGCCTTGAATGTGCGGCGGAGTGCGACCTTACGATCGTACTGTACAATCCGTCCTCAAAGAATCGTTCGGACTACCTGCAAAAAGCCTGCGATATCGTGCTGAAGCACCGCTCCGGCGATACGGTCTGCGGCTATGTGAGAAATATCGGCAGGGAAGGTCAGGAGAGCCGTGTGCTCACTCTTTCGGAGCTCCGCGGCACCGCTGTGGATATGTTCACCACCGTGTATATCGGCAATTCCGAAACAAAGGTGATAAACGGAAAAATGGTAACTCCCAGAGGCTACCGAAATGTATAA
- the cobK gene encoding precorrin-6A reductase, which produces MYKLLIFGGTTEGRLLAEHCAESGISADVSVATDYGASLLPEGVNVLCGRLDTEQMTALMLEKKYAMVIDATHPYAVEATKNIKAACENTGLHFLRLLRKSSASQGRTVRDMQELTALLNCTDATVLSTLGSKALPELTNVRNYRERLWIRVLPSAEILEQSRRLGYDEAKVIQEKGPFTVEQNVAHIQKSCAKILVTKESGETGGYSEKSEAARICGAEMITLMRPAEDGCSLEEIIDIIERELSK; this is translated from the coding sequence ATGTATAAGCTGCTCATATTCGGCGGAACTACCGAGGGACGGCTCCTTGCCGAGCACTGTGCAGAAAGCGGAATATCCGCCGATGTTTCGGTAGCTACGGACTACGGAGCGTCACTTCTCCCCGAGGGTGTCAACGTCCTCTGCGGCAGGCTCGACACAGAGCAGATGACCGCACTCATGCTCGAAAAAAAGTATGCCATGGTCATTGACGCTACTCACCCCTATGCTGTGGAAGCCACAAAAAACATCAAAGCCGCCTGCGAAAATACAGGTCTGCATTTTCTGCGGCTCCTCAGGAAAAGCTCTGCATCACAGGGCAGGACAGTCAGAGATATGCAGGAGCTGACAGCGCTTCTCAACTGCACTGACGCCACTGTTCTGAGCACTCTCGGCAGCAAGGCTCTGCCCGAACTAACAAATGTGAGAAACTACAGGGAGCGGCTGTGGATAAGAGTGCTGCCCTCGGCAGAAATACTGGAGCAATCCCGCAGACTTGGCTATGATGAGGCAAAGGTCATACAGGAAAAAGGCCCCTTTACCGTAGAGCAGAACGTAGCACATATACAAAAAAGCTGCGCAAAGATACTGGTCACCAAGGAGAGCGGTGAAACGGGAGGGTACTCCGAAAAATCCGAGGCGGCGCGTATCTGCGGCGCTGAAATGATAACACTTATGCGCCCTGCCGAGGATGGCTGCAGCCTTGAAGAAATAATCGACATCATCGAAAGGGAGCTGAGTAAATGA
- the cbiT gene encoding precorrin-6Y C5,15-methyltransferase (decarboxylating) subunit CbiT produces MKVYIIGIGMDGDKTLTREAEAAINEAQLLIGAERMLSPFGHLGKELFCSYLPKDIAAKINSCGYDCGAVLMSGDCGFFSGTKKLLPLLSGHDVKVMAGISSAAYFCSRLGISYEQMKFVTLHGHSSNIAVNVKLNRLCFFLLGGDMTAADVCSRLCEYGMGNVKVHIGADFGYPTERIISGKAAELTESHMDGLAVMITENSEALRHIPSAISDEEFLREKVPMTKSEVRCIAVSKLNICTDSVVWDIGCGTGSVSVEAAYRCPDGKVLAFDKKAEAVELTAKNARLFGCDNIEVIEGECPQSLADVQAPNKVFIGGSSGNMDSIFAAVYEKNPKADMVVNAVSLETLNETVSCFEKYGTAPEIVQIAVTRTEKLGSHTMLKAQNPVFIISGGLS; encoded by the coding sequence ATGAAAGTATACATTATCGGTATAGGCATGGACGGCGATAAGACCCTGACACGAGAAGCCGAAGCCGCCATAAATGAAGCACAGCTCCTTATAGGGGCAGAGCGCATGCTCAGCCCTTTCGGGCATCTGGGAAAAGAGCTGTTTTGCAGCTATCTTCCAAAGGATATTGCCGCAAAAATAAACAGCTGCGGATATGACTGCGGAGCTGTGCTTATGTCGGGTGACTGCGGATTTTTCAGCGGTACAAAAAAGCTTCTGCCGCTTCTTTCGGGACACGATGTAAAGGTCATGGCAGGTATATCCTCAGCCGCATATTTTTGCAGCAGGCTTGGTATCTCATATGAGCAGATGAAGTTCGTGACTCTCCATGGGCACAGCTCCAATATCGCCGTAAACGTTAAGCTGAATCGGCTTTGCTTCTTTCTCCTTGGGGGAGATATGACTGCCGCTGACGTTTGCAGCCGTCTTTGCGAATACGGCATGGGCAATGTTAAAGTACACATCGGAGCCGATTTCGGTTATCCCACTGAGCGCATAATATCTGGAAAAGCTGCTGAACTAACTGAAAGCCATATGGACGGGCTTGCAGTAATGATAACCGAAAACAGTGAAGCACTGCGGCATATCCCCTCGGCAATAAGCGATGAGGAGTTCCTCCGCGAAAAGGTCCCCATGACAAAGTCCGAGGTGCGCTGCATTGCCGTTTCAAAGCTTAATATATGCACTGATTCTGTTGTGTGGGACATTGGCTGCGGCACAGGCTCTGTGTCGGTGGAAGCTGCCTATCGCTGTCCCGACGGCAAGGTGCTCGCCTTTGACAAAAAAGCCGAGGCTGTGGAGCTCACCGCGAAAAATGCCCGTCTTTTCGGCTGTGATAACATTGAAGTCATAGAGGGCGAATGTCCCCAAAGCCTTGCAGATGTGCAGGCTCCCAACAAGGTATTTATCGGCGGCAGCTCGGGAAATATGGACAGCATTTTTGCAGCCGTGTACGAAAAGAATCCAAAGGCAGATATGGTCGTTAATGCTGTGTCTCTTGAAACCTTGAACGAGACTGTCAGCTGCTTCGAGAAGTACGGAACTGCTCCCGAAATAGTACAGATAGCTGTTACACGCACCGAAAAACTGGGCTCCCACACCATGCTGAAAGCTCAGAATCCCGTGTTCATCATAAGCGGAGGTCTGTCATGA
- a CDS encoding cobyrinate a,c-diamide synthase — translation MKRFIIGGTNSGCGKTTVTCAVLSALKKRGLNVSAFKCGPDYIDPMFHRKVIGVGSHNLDSFFCGRYTLLYLLGEYGKSSDIDVIEGVMGFYDGAVGSAHSVSEITETPTVIVIDCKGMSDSIGAVMNGFLSYRPNRISGFIFNRLPERLIPLAEKLCAELGTEYFGCLPKSDITVESRHLGLVTADEIADIQDKLTRLGELAERYISIDKLLGINSSPLPAFKAPSIPHFASAPAIAVARDSAFCFIYSENMELLEKMGCRIEYFSPIKDKSVPKADGLILCGGYPELYADELSANSSMLESIRSCINSGMPSIAECGGFMYLHNRLTDKNGVSHTMVGAVSGEVFPTSSLQRFGYITMKAKSDNLLCKSGETIRAHEFHYWDSSDCGSGFTAEKSDGRTWDCCHVSHTLYAGFPHINFYSDISIAERFVQACVVYGEKK, via the coding sequence ATGAAGCGCTTCATTATCGGCGGCACTAACAGCGGCTGCGGCAAGACTACTGTGACCTGCGCTGTTCTTTCTGCACTGAAAAAAAGGGGACTGAATGTTTCGGCGTTCAAGTGCGGTCCCGATTACATCGACCCCATGTTTCACCGCAAGGTCATAGGCGTTGGCTCCCACAATCTTGACAGCTTTTTCTGCGGCAGGTATACGCTGTTATATCTGCTGGGCGAATACGGCAAAAGCAGCGATATCGACGTTATCGAGGGCGTTATGGGCTTTTACGACGGAGCTGTGGGCAGCGCTCATTCTGTCTCGGAGATCACGGAAACTCCTACGGTCATTGTTATTGACTGCAAGGGTATGAGCGACTCCATAGGAGCGGTCATGAACGGTTTTCTCAGCTACCGTCCAAACAGGATATCAGGCTTTATCTTCAACCGCCTGCCCGAGAGGCTCATTCCCCTTGCGGAGAAGCTCTGCGCTGAGCTTGGCACGGAGTATTTCGGCTGTCTGCCCAAGAGCGATATCACTGTGGAGAGCCGCCACCTGGGACTGGTGACTGCTGACGAGATCGCCGATATACAGGACAAGCTGACTCGTCTGGGAGAGCTGGCGGAGAGGTACATCTCCATAGATAAGCTGCTCGGAATCAACAGTTCTCCATTGCCTGCCTTTAAAGCTCCAAGCATACCGCATTTTGCGTCAGCGCCTGCCATAGCAGTCGCCCGTGACAGTGCTTTCTGCTTCATATACAGTGAAAATATGGAACTCCTTGAAAAAATGGGCTGTAGGATAGAGTATTTTTCGCCTATTAAAGACAAGTCTGTGCCCAAGGCTGACGGTCTTATCCTCTGCGGAGGATATCCCGAGCTATACGCCGACGAGCTCTCCGCAAACAGCTCAATGCTTGAAAGCATAAGGAGCTGTATAAACAGCGGAATGCCCTCTATTGCGGAGTGCGGCGGTTTTATGTATCTCCACAACAGACTTACGGATAAAAACGGCGTATCTCATACTATGGTGGGAGCTGTGAGCGGTGAGGTGTTCCCCACATCAAGTCTACAGCGATTCGGTTATATCACCATGAAAGCCAAGTCCGATAATCTGCTCTGCAAAAGCGGAGAGACTATCCGTGCCCATGAGTTCCACTACTGGGACAGCTCGGACTGCGGAAGCGGCTTCACCGCCGAAAAGTCTGACGGCAGAACGTGGGATTGCTGCCATGTCAGTCATACTCTTTACGCAGGCTTTCCGCATATCAATTTCTACTCGGATATAAGTATCGCGGAGCGCTTCGTGCAGGCTTGTGTAGTATACGGAGAGAAAAAATGA